A window of the Gossypium hirsutum isolate 1008001.06 chromosome A05, Gossypium_hirsutum_v2.1, whole genome shotgun sequence genome harbors these coding sequences:
- the LOC121228950 gene encoding LOW QUALITY PROTEIN: photosystem II D2 protein-like (The sequence of the model RefSeq protein was modified relative to this genomic sequence to represent the inferred CDS: substituted 2 bases at 2 genomic stop codons), producing the protein MTIALSKFTKDENDLFDIMDDWLRRDHFVFVGWSGLLLFPCAYFALRGWFTGTTFVTSWYTHGLASSYLEGCNFLTASVSTPANSLAHSLLLLWGPEGQGDFTRWCQLGGLWTFVALHGPFGLIGFMLRQFXLAXSVQLRPYNAIAFSGPIAVFVSVFLIYPLGQSGWFFAPSFGVAAIFRFILFFQGFHNCTLNPFHMMRVAGVLGTALLCAIHGATVENTLFEDGDGANTFRAFNPLKLKKLIQWSPLTPFGPNSLGLLFSINEIHAAEDPEFETFYTKNILLNEGIRAWMASQD; encoded by the exons ATGACTATAGCCCTTAGTAAATTTACCAAAGatgaaaatgatttatttgatattatGGATGACTGGTTACGTAGGGACCATTTCGTTTTTGTAGGTTGGTCCGGCCTATTGCTCTTTCCTTGTGCCTATTTCGCTCTAAGGGGTTGGTTTACAGGTACAACCTTTGTAACTTCGTGGTATACTCATGGATTGGCCAGCTCCTATTTGGAAGGCTGCAATTTCTTAACTGCCTCAGTTTCTACCCCTGCTAATAGTTTAGCACATTCTTTGTTGTTACTATGGGGTCCTGAAGGACAAGGAGATTTTACTCGTTGGTGTCAATTAGGTGGCCTGTGGACATTTGTTGCTCTCCACGGCCCTTTCGGACTAATAGGTTTTATGTTACGTCAATTTTAACTTGCGTGATCTGTTCAATTACGACCTTATAACGCAATCGCATTCTCTGGTCCAATTGCTGTTTTTGTTTCTGTATTCCTGATTTATCCACTAGGTCAGTCTGGTTGGTTCTTTGCGCCTAGTTTTGGTGTAGCAGCTATATTTCGATTCATCCTCTTTTTCCAAGGATTTCATAATTGTACATTGAACCCATTTCATATGATGAGAGTTGCCGGTGTATTGGGCACGGCTCTGCTATGCGCTATTCATGGTGCTACCGTAGAGAATACTTTATTTGAAGATGGTGATGGTGCAAATACATTCCGTGCTTTTAACCCACTCAAGCTGAAGAAACTTATTCAATGGTCACCGCTAACCCCTTTTGGTCCCAACTCTTTGGGGTTGCTTTTTTCAATAAAC GAAATCCATGCAGCAGAAGATCCTGAATTTGAGACTTTCTACaccaaaaatattcttttaaacgaAGGTATTCGTGCTTGGATGGCATCTCAAGATTAG